From a single Calothrix sp. NIES-2098 genomic region:
- a CDS encoding UBA/THIF-type NAD/FAD binding protein has product MSIFFHEQLYRSNAVMAKLKNYPVSICGAGALGANIAENLARSGFDKLTVIDRDRIEERNLSTQPYYRSDVGAFKAKILANNLYRAIGTKVDAKTKELTSANAAQLLQDSQLIVDVFDNSVARQAVKDYADKSKIACLHVGLAADYAEVIWNDVYRVPSDVNDDVCDYPLARNLVMLTIAVACEAVIAFIATQEQRNLTITLKDLTVQSLFL; this is encoded by the coding sequence ATGAGTATCTTTTTTCACGAACAGCTTTACCGCAGCAATGCTGTGATGGCAAAACTCAAGAACTATCCTGTAAGTATTTGTGGGGCTGGAGCGTTAGGAGCTAACATTGCGGAAAACTTGGCTCGGTCTGGGTTTGATAAACTTACAGTCATCGATCGCGATCGCATTGAGGAACGTAATCTTTCCACCCAGCCTTACTACCGTTCCGATGTTGGCGCATTTAAGGCGAAAATCTTAGCGAACAATTTATACCGAGCAATTGGTACTAAAGTTGATGCCAAGACAAAGGAGTTGACATCAGCAAATGCAGCGCAACTACTTCAAGACAGCCAGCTAATTGTTGATGTTTTTGACAACAGCGTGGCACGTCAAGCAGTGAAAGATTATGCCGATAAATCAAAAATTGCCTGCCTTCATGTTGGGCTAGCAGCCGATTATGCAGAAGTGATTTGGAATGACGTTTATCGCGTTCCTTCTGATGTGAATGATGATGTCTGCGATTATCCTCTGGCGCGAAACTTGGTGATGTTAACTATTGCTGTGGCGTGTGAGGCAGTTATTGCATTTATTGCTACACAAGAACAGCGTAATTTAACCATTACTCTCAAGGATTTGACTGTTCAATCTTTATTTTTGTAG